The proteins below come from a single Pedobacter aquae genomic window:
- a CDS encoding Wzz/FepE/Etk N-terminal domain-containing protein: MAEEKINTAEDEISLKELILKLKEWYLYLLSKWKTILIAGILGGALGLAYAYMKKPVYTATTTFVLEEGESGGGLGAYAGIASMVGIDLGGGGGGIFKGENILELYKSRKMIQETLLSQDTFEGKQQLLIDRYIEFNKLRESWKEKPELANLNFSADLKGYNRLRDSLMGKIVENINNGVLSVSKPDKKLSIIKVDVVSKDELFAKSFADNIVAKVNQFYVETKTKKSIENVAILQYQTDSVRRVLNNSIGGVAAEIDANPNTNPAFQKLRVGSQKKQMDVQAAGAVYEELVKNLELSKITLRQDKPLIQVIDEPVLPLKMDKIGKAKGIVFGGISFGFIAIIFLLVKGILKRIMSN; this comes from the coding sequence ATGGCAGAAGAAAAAATCAATACAGCAGAAGACGAAATCTCCCTCAAAGAACTCATTCTTAAATTAAAAGAATGGTACCTATACCTATTATCAAAATGGAAAACCATTTTAATAGCGGGTATATTAGGTGGAGCTTTAGGTTTAGCTTATGCTTATATGAAAAAGCCTGTATATACGGCTACCACAACTTTTGTATTGGAAGAAGGAGAAAGCGGTGGCGGCTTGGGTGCTTACGCAGGTATAGCCTCTATGGTGGGTATTGACTTAGGTGGAGGTGGTGGAGGTATATTTAAAGGGGAGAATATCTTAGAATTATATAAGTCTCGGAAAATGATACAAGAGACTTTACTGAGCCAAGACACTTTTGAGGGTAAACAACAATTATTAATTGATCGTTACATTGAATTCAATAAGTTAAGAGAGTCTTGGAAAGAAAAGCCTGAATTAGCTAATTTAAATTTTTCTGCTGATCTAAAAGGCTACAATCGACTAAGAGATTCCCTGATGGGAAAGATTGTTGAGAATATCAATAATGGCGTTTTAAGTGTAAGCAAGCCTGATAAAAAACTTTCTATCATCAAAGTTGATGTAGTCTCTAAAGATGAATTGTTTGCCAAATCTTTTGCAGACAATATCGTAGCCAAGGTAAATCAGTTTTATGTAGAAACGAAGACTAAAAAATCTATAGAAAATGTAGCTATTCTACAGTATCAAACGGATAGTGTAAGAAGGGTATTGAATAATAGTATTGGTGGTGTTGCTGCTGAAATAGACGCTAATCCAAACACCAATCCTGCTTTTCAAAAATTAAGAGTAGGTTCACAAAAAAAGCAAATGGATGTACAGGCAGCTGGGGCTGTTTATGAGGAGTTAGTTAAAAATTTAGAATTATCAAAAATCACATTAAGGCAAGATAAGCCTTTGATTCAGGTGATTGATGAGCCGGTATTGCCTTTGAAGATGGATAAAATAGGAAAGGCTAAAGGAATTGTTTTTGGGGGGATTTCATTTGGTTTTATAGCTATAATTTTTCTTTTAGTAAAGGGCATTTTAAAAAGAATAATGTCTAACTAA
- a CDS encoding acylneuraminate cytidylyltransferase family protein, with the protein MRILYLIPARAGSKGLPGKNTKLLQGKPLVQYTIEFALATANPHDEICISTNDDEVIHIAKKLGVQPPFKRPEHLATDTASSYEVIMHALAYYKAQNKIFDAVLLLQPTSPFRQIADFNKLIAQFDEHCDMVVSVKEAKENPYFTLFEENTEGFLTKSKEGHFKRRQDCPKVYAYNGAMYLISVKALEEKEISAFKQIKKILMPIERSIDIDTEADWVLAEYFAAINNKFANN; encoded by the coding sequence ATGAGGATTTTATATTTGATACCAGCCAGGGCAGGCTCTAAAGGCTTACCCGGTAAAAACACCAAACTATTACAAGGCAAGCCTTTGGTACAATACACCATTGAATTTGCTTTAGCAACAGCCAATCCTCATGATGAAATATGTATTTCTACCAATGATGATGAGGTGATACATATAGCCAAGAAATTGGGTGTTCAACCGCCATTTAAAAGACCAGAACACTTAGCTACAGATACCGCAAGTAGCTATGAGGTCATCATGCATGCTTTGGCTTATTACAAAGCGCAAAACAAAATTTTTGATGCTGTTTTATTACTACAACCCACCTCGCCTTTTAGGCAGATAGCAGATTTTAATAAATTAATAGCACAGTTTGATGAGCATTGCGATATGGTCGTTAGCGTAAAAGAAGCTAAAGAAAACCCATATTTTACCTTATTTGAGGAAAATACCGAAGGCTTCTTAACCAAAAGTAAAGAAGGTCATTTTAAACGCCGACAAGATTGTCCTAAAGTATATGCTTATAATGGCGCTATGTACCTGATAAGCGTTAAAGCATTGGAAGAAAAGGAGATAAGCGCTTTTAAGCAGATAAAAAAAATACTCATGCCTATAGAGCGTAGCATAGATATAGATACCGAAGCAGATTGGGTTTTAGCCGAGTATTTTGCAGCTATAAACAATAAGTTTGCTAATAATTAA
- a CDS encoding nucleotidyltransferase family protein, protein MYNLEKHTVNDTITIRDALLIIDKQGLIANVLFVVSQERKLLGSVTEGDIRRALLRGETLATLITAVMRQNCKYLYQNFDVKDIEELRNINITFVPIVNQQHQIIEIIEVNKYQPKLPVHAIIMAGGKGQRLLPLTKTTPKPLLRIGDKPIIEYNIDRLAKSGVTHIHISINYLGEQIQAYFKDGKERGLDIKYLVEKEFLGTIASVKLTQDYQSDTLLIMNSDLLTNINFTEFYQAFLKQGADMAIASTSYHVDVPYGVIEVNAEAQVNSLKEKPRYTYYSNAGIYLIKKELINLIPDGEFYNITDLIERLLMLNKKVISFPILGYWLDIGKHEDFKKAQEDIKYLNLN, encoded by the coding sequence ATGTATAACCTAGAAAAACATACCGTAAATGATACCATCACCATTAGGGATGCCTTGTTAATTATTGATAAACAGGGGCTTATAGCTAATGTTTTATTTGTTGTGAGTCAGGAACGTAAGTTATTAGGCTCAGTAACAGAAGGAGATATTCGGAGAGCATTACTCAGAGGCGAAACCTTAGCTACATTGATTACAGCGGTCATGCGTCAGAACTGTAAATACCTTTATCAGAATTTTGATGTAAAAGATATAGAAGAACTTCGCAACATCAACATTACTTTTGTTCCGATAGTAAATCAACAGCATCAAATTATAGAAATTATCGAGGTTAATAAATATCAACCCAAACTACCTGTACATGCTATTATCATGGCGGGTGGCAAAGGACAGCGTTTATTACCCCTAACCAAAACAACTCCAAAACCTTTATTGCGCATCGGCGATAAGCCTATTATAGAATATAACATAGACCGTTTAGCCAAAAGCGGCGTTACACATATCCACATCAGTATCAATTACCTAGGCGAGCAAATACAAGCCTATTTTAAAGATGGAAAAGAAAGAGGACTTGATATTAAATACTTAGTAGAGAAAGAGTTTTTAGGCACCATCGCATCGGTAAAATTAACCCAAGATTATCAAAGTGATACGCTGTTGATCATGAACTCCGATTTGTTGACTAATATCAATTTTACCGAGTTTTATCAAGCCTTTTTAAAACAAGGGGCAGATATGGCTATAGCTTCTACCTCTTACCACGTAGATGTACCTTACGGCGTTATAGAAGTGAACGCAGAAGCTCAGGTAAACTCGCTTAAAGAAAAACCTCGATACACCTACTATTCCAATGCAGGCATCTATTTAATTAAAAAGGAATTGATCAATTTAATTCCTGATGGCGAATTTTATAACATCACCGATTTAATAGAGCGTTTATTGATGTTAAATAAAAAAGTAATCAGTTTCCCGATTTTAGGTTATTGGTTAGATATTGGTAAACACGAAGATTTTAAGAAAGCACAAGAAGATATCAAATATTTAAATTTAAACTAA
- the neuC gene encoding UDP-N-acetylglucosamine 2-epimerase, with product MKVCIVTGTRAEYGLLKPLIDSFAQDERFQLQLCVTGAHLSPEFGLTYQQIIQDGYQQIEKVEMLLSSDSAVGITKSMGLALIGFADVLERLKPDVLVILGDRYEMLAVASAALIFKIPIAHLHGGELTEGAYDDAIRHAITKMSSLHFTSTEAYRQRVIQLGENPQHVHHVGAIGLDNIKNLNLLSLAALQEQLQVKFLEYNYLITFHPETHAKIGVEAQFQELLKALDTQADSLFIFTKANADTHGRTINQMIDDYVSKNPQKAIAFTSMGQLRYLSAMKYCTAVIGNSSSGIIEAPSFHKPSINIGDRQKGRVQASSVINVNASTSEIVVAINNIKLSKENFNNINPYGDGHTAEKIVKIIAETSLAHLLPKPFYNLHHV from the coding sequence ATGAAAGTTTGTATAGTAACAGGTACCCGGGCCGAATATGGTTTGTTAAAACCACTCATAGATAGCTTTGCTCAGGATGAACGCTTTCAATTACAGCTATGTGTAACAGGCGCACATCTTTCTCCAGAATTTGGTTTAACCTACCAACAAATTATTCAGGACGGTTACCAACAGATAGAAAAAGTAGAAATGCTATTGTCTTCTGATAGTGCAGTAGGCATCACCAAATCTATGGGCTTAGCGCTGATAGGTTTTGCCGATGTATTGGAGCGTTTAAAACCAGATGTATTGGTAATTTTAGGAGATAGGTACGAGATGTTGGCTGTGGCATCGGCAGCATTAATCTTTAAAATTCCAATAGCACATTTACATGGCGGCGAGCTTACAGAAGGTGCTTATGATGATGCTATCAGACACGCCATCACCAAAATGAGCAGCCTACATTTTACGTCAACAGAAGCTTACAGGCAGAGGGTGATACAGTTAGGAGAAAATCCTCAACATGTGCACCATGTAGGAGCTATAGGTTTAGATAATATCAAAAACTTAAATTTACTAAGCTTGGCAGCGCTACAAGAGCAACTTCAAGTAAAATTTTTAGAGTACAATTACCTCATCACCTTCCATCCAGAAACTCATGCTAAAATAGGGGTAGAGGCACAATTTCAAGAACTTTTAAAGGCATTGGATACACAAGCAGATAGTTTGTTTATATTTACAAAAGCTAATGCAGATACCCATGGTCGTACCATCAACCAAATGATTGATGATTACGTGTCAAAAAATCCCCAAAAAGCCATTGCTTTTACTTCTATGGGGCAGTTAAGGTATTTATCAGCTATGAAATATTGTACCGCAGTTATAGGCAATAGCTCAAGCGGTATCATAGAGGCACCATCTTTTCATAAACCCAGTATCAATATTGGGGATAGGCAAAAAGGTAGAGTACAAGCCAGTAGTGTAATAAATGTAAATGCTTCCACATCAGAAATAGTCGTTGCGATAAACAACATCAAACTATCAAAAGAAAATTTCAATAACATAAACCCTTACGGGGATGGACATACAGCAGAGAAAATCGTGAAAATTATAGCAGAAACTTCTTTAGCGCATCTTTTACCAAAACCTTTTTACAACCTCCACCATGTATAA
- the neuB gene encoding N-acetylneuraminate synthase codes for MAKTIIIAEAGVNHNGDITLAKSLVDVAVAAGVDYVKFQTFKAEALVAKQAKKADYQIVNTQNEHETQLEMLKKLELSEQDHQSLIQYCKQKGIHFFSTAFDLGSLQYLADIGLDLVKIPSGELTNLPYLRKAAHLFKKVILSTGMATLAEIKAAIAVFLKEGIPLKDIIVLHCTTEYPTPMQEVNLKAMQTIAQEFDVQVGYSDHTTGIEIPIAAVALGACVIEKHFTLDKNMEGPDHKASLNPEELGAMVKAIRNIELALSGNGIKEPTASELKNIAIARKSITAKKPIKAGTPLTEDNITTKRPGTGLSPMLWDSIMGTIATQDFNEDDLIV; via the coding sequence ATGGCTAAAACCATCATTATTGCAGAAGCTGGTGTAAACCATAATGGAGATATTACCTTAGCCAAAAGCTTAGTAGATGTTGCAGTAGCAGCTGGGGTAGATTATGTGAAATTTCAAACTTTTAAAGCCGAGGCTTTAGTAGCGAAACAAGCTAAAAAAGCTGATTATCAAATAGTAAACACTCAAAATGAGCATGAAACGCAGTTAGAAATGCTCAAGAAACTAGAGCTGTCTGAACAAGATCATCAAAGCCTAATTCAATATTGTAAGCAAAAAGGTATTCATTTTTTCTCAACCGCTTTTGATTTAGGGTCGCTACAATATCTAGCAGATATTGGTTTAGATTTGGTTAAAATTCCTTCTGGCGAGCTTACCAATTTACCTTATTTAAGAAAGGCTGCCCATCTATTTAAAAAAGTTATCCTATCAACCGGGATGGCAACTTTAGCAGAAATTAAAGCTGCGATAGCAGTGTTTTTAAAGGAAGGAATTCCCTTAAAAGATATCATTGTGTTACATTGCACTACAGAGTATCCTACACCTATGCAAGAAGTTAACCTTAAAGCGATGCAAACTATAGCACAAGAATTTGATGTTCAGGTAGGCTACTCAGACCATACAACAGGAATAGAAATCCCCATTGCAGCTGTGGCACTCGGTGCTTGTGTTATAGAAAAACATTTCACCTTAGATAAAAATATGGAAGGACCAGACCATAAAGCATCTTTAAACCCCGAAGAATTGGGTGCTATGGTAAAAGCCATTAGAAATATAGAGCTTGCTTTGTCCGGAAACGGTATCAAAGAGCCAACAGCATCAGAATTAAAAAATATAGCTATAGCCAGAAAAAGCATCACGGCTAAAAAACCCATAAAGGCAGGCACACCGCTTACAGAAGATAATATAACTACCAAAAGACCAGGTACTGGCTTGTCTCCTATGCTTTGGGATAGTATCATGGGGACAATTGCTACCCAGGATTTTAATGAAGATGATTTAATCGTATGA
- a CDS encoding acetyltransferase — MKTLILIGAGGHCKSCIEVIEAQDQYQIKGILDLQHKVGETLLGYPIIGTDDDLPSLTKQEYHFLITLGQIKSFAARKSLYQKLKSLDAPIATIISPHAIVSKYASIAQGTILMHHVKVNAGVQIGENCILNTGCNIEHDVNIGHHCHISTQAVINGDVNIADEVFIGSGAIIRNGISIAASTIIGAGAVLLQNIDEPGIFVGNPSKRMKHG, encoded by the coding sequence ATGAAGACTTTAATACTCATAGGCGCTGGCGGTCATTGCAAATCTTGCATAGAGGTTATAGAAGCACAAGATCAATATCAAATTAAAGGTATTTTAGATCTTCAACATAAAGTTGGCGAAACCCTTTTGGGCTATCCTATCATCGGTACGGATGATGATTTGCCAAGTTTAACCAAGCAAGAGTATCATTTCTTGATCACCCTAGGGCAAATTAAAAGTTTTGCTGCAAGAAAAAGCCTTTATCAGAAATTAAAAAGTTTGGATGCGCCTATAGCCACCATTATTTCACCTCACGCTATTGTTTCTAAGTATGCCAGTATCGCCCAAGGCACCATCCTCATGCACCATGTAAAAGTAAATGCAGGTGTACAAATTGGAGAAAATTGTATCTTAAATACGGGCTGTAATATAGAACATGATGTTAATATCGGTCATCATTGTCATATTTCTACCCAAGCTGTTATCAATGGCGATGTAAACATAGCAGATGAAGTATTTATAGGTAGCGGAGCCATTATCCGTAATGGGATAAGCATAGCCGCCTCTACCATTATTGGGGCAGGTGCAGTGCTATTGCAAAACATAGATGAACCGGGTATTTTTGTAGGAAACCCATCAAAACGAATGAAGCATGGCTAA
- a CDS encoding LegC family aminotransferase, whose product MQENFQTVVKFIKQQFPQQDFIPLHEPRFIGNEKAYVLDAISSTFVSSVGAYVNKFEEMMCEITGAKHAIAIVNGTNALHLALLLADVQEEDEVLSQSLTFIATCNAISYIKAKPVFIDVDLDTLGMSPSSLNLFLHQYGEKRADGFTYNKQSQKRIKACVPMHTFGLPCRIDEIAEICKQWNISLVEDAAESLGSYYKNQHTGTFGKIGTFSFNGNKTVTCGGGGALITNDEALAKRAKHLSTQAKQAHPWAFLHDEIGYNYRMPNLNAALACAQLEQLKAFVENKRALASSYKNFFQDLAIPFVEELPEAQSNYWLNAILWKDVAEREAFLKYANNHGVMSRPVWELMHRLPMFNTAQKAHLSNSEYIADRLVNIPSSVRT is encoded by the coding sequence ATGCAAGAGAACTTCCAAACAGTCGTAAAATTCATCAAACAACAATTTCCTCAGCAGGATTTCATTCCGCTTCACGAGCCAAGATTTATTGGGAATGAGAAAGCTTATGTTTTAGATGCTATATCTTCAACTTTTGTTTCTTCAGTGGGTGCGTATGTTAATAAGTTTGAGGAGATGATGTGCGAAATTACAGGGGCTAAACATGCTATTGCCATCGTAAATGGTACTAATGCACTACATTTAGCCCTATTATTAGCTGATGTGCAAGAGGAAGATGAAGTATTGTCACAAAGTCTAACTTTCATAGCTACCTGCAATGCCATAAGTTATATCAAAGCTAAACCTGTATTTATAGATGTTGATTTAGATACCTTAGGCATGTCGCCAAGTTCATTAAACCTATTTCTTCATCAATATGGAGAAAAAAGAGCTGATGGTTTTACCTATAACAAGCAAAGCCAAAAGCGTATAAAAGCTTGCGTACCTATGCACACTTTTGGTTTACCTTGCCGTATAGATGAAATAGCAGAAATATGTAAGCAGTGGAACATCAGTCTTGTAGAAGATGCTGCCGAATCTCTTGGTAGTTATTATAAAAATCAACACACCGGAACTTTTGGTAAAATAGGTACTTTTAGTTTCAATGGCAATAAAACAGTAACCTGTGGAGGTGGTGGCGCATTAATTACCAATGATGAGGCTTTGGCTAAAAGGGCTAAACATCTGAGTACCCAAGCTAAACAGGCACATCCATGGGCCTTTTTACATGATGAAATTGGTTACAACTACCGTATGCCTAATTTAAATGCGGCATTAGCTTGTGCCCAATTAGAGCAGTTGAAAGCTTTTGTTGAGAATAAAAGAGCCTTAGCATCATCATACAAAAACTTTTTCCAAGATTTAGCTATACCTTTTGTAGAAGAACTACCAGAGGCACAATCAAATTATTGGTTAAATGCAATTTTATGGAAAGATGTAGCAGAAAGAGAAGCCTTTTTAAAATATGCAAATAATCACGGGGTAATGTCGAGACCTGTTTGGGAACTGATGCACCGTTTACCTATGTTTAATACAGCTCAAAAAGCCCACCTTAGCAATAGTGAGTATATTGCAGACCGTTTAGTAAATATCCCTAGTAGTGTAAGAACATAA
- a CDS encoding UDP-N-acetylglucosamine 4,6-dehydratase, giving the protein MDILELIGRREELFNQDITHYNQELVELVNQSKFLVIGGAGSIGQAVTKEIFKRNPLKLHVVDISENNMVELVRDIRSSYGYISGDFQTFALDIGTIEYDAFFEADGDYDYVLNLSALKHVRSEKDPYTLMRMIQVNIFNTEKTLQQCIKKGIKKYFCVSTDKAANPANMMGASKRIMEMFLMRRSAEIKISTARFANVAFSDGSLLHGFNQRIQKKQPIAAPNDIKRYFVVPKESGELCLMSCLLGENRDIFFPKLSEHLHLITFSDIAVRYLRNLGLEPHICQTEEEARDSIDTLIQEKKWPCLFSSSDTTGEKDFEEFYTKEEMLDMERFHNLGVIKNNLSYDDVQLNYFSQQILKLKGQGYWSKEDIVRLFHEMIPEFGHKETGRYLDAKM; this is encoded by the coding sequence ATGGATATTTTAGAATTAATTGGCCGAAGAGAAGAATTATTTAATCAGGATATAACTCACTATAATCAAGAATTAGTTGAGCTAGTGAACCAATCTAAATTTTTAGTGATTGGTGGTGCTGGCTCTATTGGGCAAGCTGTTACGAAAGAAATATTCAAAAGAAACCCGCTAAAGCTACATGTTGTTGATATCAGTGAAAACAACATGGTTGAATTAGTAAGAGACATCAGAAGTTCCTACGGTTATATATCCGGTGATTTTCAAACTTTTGCGCTTGATATTGGAACTATAGAATATGATGCATTTTTTGAAGCCGATGGTGATTATGATTATGTTCTTAATTTATCGGCATTAAAACATGTGAGGAGCGAGAAAGACCCATACACTTTAATGCGTATGATACAGGTAAATATTTTTAATACCGAAAAAACTCTACAACAATGTATAAAAAAAGGTATTAAGAAGTACTTCTGCGTTTCAACAGATAAGGCAGCAAATCCTGCCAATATGATGGGAGCTTCTAAAAGAATTATGGAAATGTTTTTAATGCGTAGAAGTGCAGAAATAAAGATATCTACTGCTCGCTTTGCTAATGTGGCTTTTTCAGATGGTTCTTTGCTTCATGGGTTTAACCAGCGTATTCAAAAGAAACAACCTATAGCGGCTCCAAATGACATCAAACGATATTTTGTTGTCCCAAAAGAGTCTGGAGAATTATGCCTGATGTCTTGTTTATTAGGTGAAAATAGAGATATATTTTTTCCTAAGCTAAGCGAACATCTACACTTAATTACTTTTTCTGATATTGCTGTTAGATACCTAAGAAATTTAGGTTTAGAGCCTCATATTTGTCAAACAGAAGAAGAAGCAAGGGATAGCATTGATACCTTAATACAAGAGAAAAAATGGCCTTGTTTATTTTCTAGCAGTGATACTACAGGAGAAAAGGATTTTGAAGAGTTCTATACTAAGGAAGAAATGCTAGATATGGAAAGATTCCACAATCTCGGAGTCATTAAAAATAATTTATCTTACGATGATGTTCAGCTCAACTATTTCTCACAACAAATCTTAAAGCTCAAAGGACAAGGCTATTGGTCTAAAGAAGATATAGTAAGGCTATTTCATGAGATGATTCCGGAATTCGGACATAAAGAAACAGGAAGATATTTAGACGCTAAAATGTAG
- a CDS encoding SLBB domain-containing protein yields MNIKKIYIYFIFLILSFNALPSLAQSITQQNFSNVRVDELTDEQIKQIIKQLESSGLSEAQLEQMAAARGMQPSEIQKLRARVNAVNSKSSATGTTDATVKGKDGSRSRSFEGEVEDISNSDDKKTETEADAALQALKSKIFGKELFSNAATTFEPNLRLATPLNYVIGTADQLLIDIYGYSEVSYQLTVSPEGTINIPYAGIVQVGGLTVEAATSRIRNKLSPIYSGLQTGNTKLSVAIGNIRSIKVILTGEVTKPGTYTLPSLATVFNALYSSGGPTDNGSFRNIEIIRNGKKVGTLDVYDFLLRGDLKNNIRLQDQDIIRVPTYQKRVEIVGEVKRPAIFEMKNGEDLKDLLNFAGGFTERAYQARIKVLKNTATERKIADIVADAFSAYQPESGDKYFVNEILDRFENRVSIVGAVFRPGEYELTSGLTLKQLVEKAEGLKEDAFMNRAYITRLLPNNQTQLLSFDLGKVMNGKAADITLKREDVINISSIFELREEYAVSIDGEIRRPGSFAYAENMSLEDLIIQAGGFKESASPQRIEISRRVVNSGEAAASASARTAEVFQVEVNKNLSLVAAKFILKPFDIITVRSLPGYEVQKQVRIEGEVLYPGIYSITRKDERISDLITRAGGLTELAYAEGASLKREGRMDTQLDKEKEDQKLLQFKKVQKEAKDSTAVEIENKVARNNFVGINLETILDKPGKRDDLFLEEGDIISIPKELQTVKVSGEVLSPNTVVYTKSRGFKQYVNNAGGFSQKALRKGSYIIYANGSVRSTKRFLLFNNYPLVKTGAEIFVPKAEEKRKLTPAETVGLISGLASFGAIMLGVMNLLK; encoded by the coding sequence ATGAATATCAAGAAGATATATATATACTTCATTTTCCTTATTCTATCATTTAACGCTCTGCCATCTTTAGCACAAAGCATCACACAACAGAATTTTTCTAATGTTCGTGTAGATGAGCTAACAGATGAACAAATCAAGCAAATTATCAAGCAATTAGAGTCATCCGGATTATCAGAAGCACAATTAGAGCAAATGGCTGCTGCCCGAGGCATGCAACCATCAGAAATCCAAAAACTAAGAGCAAGAGTAAATGCTGTAAACAGCAAAAGCTCAGCAACGGGCACTACAGATGCTACTGTAAAAGGAAAAGATGGTAGCAGAAGCAGAAGTTTTGAAGGCGAAGTAGAAGACATTTCTAATTCAGACGATAAAAAAACAGAAACCGAGGCAGATGCTGCTTTACAAGCTTTAAAATCTAAAATATTTGGTAAAGAGTTATTTTCTAATGCAGCAACCACTTTTGAGCCTAATTTAAGATTAGCTACGCCTTTAAATTATGTGATTGGTACAGCCGACCAATTATTGATTGATATTTATGGCTATTCTGAAGTTAGCTATCAATTAACGGTAAGTCCAGAAGGTACGATCAATATTCCCTATGCAGGTATAGTACAAGTTGGTGGCTTAACGGTAGAAGCCGCTACTTCAAGAATAAGAAACAAACTTTCGCCTATCTATAGCGGGTTACAAACGGGTAATACCAAACTTAGCGTTGCTATTGGTAATATCAGAAGCATTAAAGTTATCCTAACAGGTGAAGTTACCAAACCGGGAACTTATACCTTACCATCTCTAGCAACAGTTTTTAATGCTTTATATTCATCTGGCGGTCCAACGGATAATGGCTCTTTCAGAAATATTGAAATTATTAGAAACGGAAAAAAAGTAGGCACATTAGATGTTTACGATTTCTTGTTAAGAGGAGATTTAAAAAACAATATCCGCTTGCAAGATCAGGATATCATTCGCGTACCTACTTATCAGAAAAGGGTAGAAATTGTAGGAGAAGTTAAACGTCCAGCTATTTTCGAGATGAAAAATGGCGAAGATTTAAAAGACTTATTAAACTTTGCAGGCGGCTTTACAGAAAGAGCTTATCAAGCCAGAATCAAAGTATTAAAAAATACAGCCACAGAGCGTAAAATAGCAGATATTGTTGCCGATGCTTTTTCTGCTTACCAACCAGAAAGCGGAGATAAATATTTCGTAAATGAGATATTAGACCGTTTTGAAAACAGAGTATCTATTGTTGGAGCAGTTTTTAGACCAGGAGAATACGAACTAACATCAGGTTTAACCTTAAAACAATTGGTAGAAAAAGCAGAAGGGTTAAAAGAAGATGCGTTCATGAATAGGGCATACATCACCAGATTATTACCCAATAATCAGACCCAATTATTGTCATTTGATTTAGGAAAGGTCATGAATGGTAAAGCTGCAGATATTACGCTTAAAAGAGAAGATGTTATTAACATATCTTCCATTTTTGAGCTAAGAGAAGAATATGCAGTAAGTATAGATGGAGAAATTAGAAGACCAGGTTCTTTTGCTTATGCAGAGAATATGAGCTTAGAGGATTTAATCATTCAAGCTGGAGGCTTTAAAGAATCTGCTAGTCCGCAAAGAATAGAAATTTCCAGAAGGGTAGTCAATAGTGGCGAAGCAGCAGCTTCAGCATCAGCCAGAACAGCAGAGGTATTTCAGGTAGAGGTGAATAAAAATCTGAGTTTAGTAGCTGCCAAATTCATTTTAAAACCTTTTGATATCATTACGGTACGTTCTTTACCAGGCTATGAAGTACAAAAACAAGTACGTATTGAGGGAGAAGTTTTATATCCTGGTATCTATAGCATTACCCGTAAAGACGAACGTATTTCTGATTTAATTACCAGAGCGGGTGGTTTAACTGAATTAGCCTATGCAGAAGGCGCTTCTTTGAAAAGAGAAGGGAGAATGGATACCCAATTAGACAAAGAAAAAGAAGACCAAAAATTATTGCAATTTAAAAAAGTACAAAAAGAAGCTAAAGATAGCACTGCTGTAGAAATAGAAAATAAAGTAGCTAGAAATAATTTTGTAGGCATTAATCTGGAAACCATTTTAGATAAGCCAGGAAAAAGAGATGATTTGTTCTTAGAAGAAGGCGATATTATTTCTATACCTAAAGAACTACAAACTGTTAAAGTAAGTGGCGAGGTATTATCACCAAATACCGTGGTTTACACTAAATCAAGAGGCTTTAAGCAATATGTAAATAATGCAGGCGGTTTTTCACAAAAAGCATTAAGAAAAGGTTCTTATATCATTTATGCCAATGGCTCTGTAAGAAGTACCAAAAGATTTTTATTATTTAATAATTATCCATTAGTGAAAACAGGAGCAGAGATTTTTGTGCCAAAAGCAGAAGAAAAACGTAAGTTAACACCAGCAGAAACCGTTGGCTTGATATCAGGTTTAGCGTCTTTTGGTGCCATTATGTTAGGTGTAATGAATTTATTGAAGTAA